The nucleotide window ACGAGCTACGCGACCGATGGAAAAACTGCTGTGGGAGCTACCAGGAGTGGAATACATCTACAGCACCTCACGCGACAGCGAGAGCCTCGTCATCGTGCGCTTCAAAGTGGGCGAGGACCCCGAGCGCAGTCTGGTGAAGCTCACGGAAAAGCTGCGCTCAAACTTTGACCGCATGCCAATGGGCGTCTCCATGCCCATCGTGAAGCCCAAGAGCATCGACGATGTGCCCATCCTAGCGCTGACCTTTCACAGTGCTCGCTACGACCACCTCACGCTGCGCCGCTTGGCCGCGCAGGTGGATGAATCCATCAAACAAGTGCCGCTGGTGGCCGAGACGACGCTGCTCGGTGGCTCACGCCGCGCCGTGCGTGTGATGCTCGATCCCGTGAAGCTCGCTAGCCGCAATCTCAGCCCCGCAGGCCTGGTGCCGATGCTTCAGCAGGCGAATCGACAATTCCGCGCTGGTGGCCTCACCACTGGCAACAACGAAGTGCTGGTGGAAACCGGCGCATTCCTCAAAACAGCCGAGGAGGTGGGCAATGTGGTCATCGGCGTCTTTAGCGGTCGCCCTGTGTATTTGCGAGAGGTCGCGGACATCGTCGATGGAGGTGAAGAACCCGCGCAATACGTCTTCCACGGCTCCAAGACGAGTGAAGAGCCTGCGGTGACTCTCAGCATCGCGAAGCGCCCCGGCGCGAATGCCATCAGTGTGGCGGATGAGGTGCTGCACAAAGTCAAACTGCTCAAAGGAAGCACCATTCCCGCCGATGTCAGCGTCAGCATCACGCGCAACTACGGCGAGACGGCGGCGGAGAAGTCCAACGAGCTGCTGCTGCACATGGGCATCGCCGTTTTCAGCGTGGCGATCCTGATCTGGCTCACGCTCGGCTGGCGAGAGAGCGGCATCGTCGCTGTGGCTATCCCAGCCACGCTGGCGCTCACTTTGCTCATTTTTTATCTCTACGGCTTCACACTGAATCGCATCACGCTCTTCGCGCTCATCTTCAGCATCGGCATCCTGGTCGATGATGCCATCGTGGTCGTGGAGAACATCGTGCGGCATTTCCACCTACCGCAAAACAAAGGTCGTAACTGGTCTGCCATCGCGGTGGAAGCCGTGGGCGAAGTGGGCAATCCAACGATACTCGCCACCTTCGCCGTGATCGCGGCGGTGCTGCCGATGGCCTTCGTCGACGGACTGATGGGGCCGTATATGCGCCCGATCCCGATCGGAGCCAGTGCGGCGATGTTTTGGTCACTGCTGATCGCCTTCATCGTCACGCCCTGGGCTTCGATTCGCATTCTGCGCTGGGGTAAGAAGTATTCCACGCTCACCGAAGGCACGCCATCGGCGAAAGACCTCGCTCATCATGACGCCAGTGAGCATCCCGAGGATTATTTCACGAAACTCTACCGCCGCATCATGGGGCCACTGCTGCATCACGCGGGCTGGCGCTGGGTTTTCCTCATCGGCATCACGCTTCTGTTACTCGGTAGCATGGCGACTGTCGGACTGGGCTGGGTGAAGGTGAAAATGCTGCCTTTTGACAACAAGAGCGAGTTCCAGGTCATCCTGAACATGCCAGAAGGCTCCTCGCTGGAGCAAACCGCCGCCGTCGCTCGTGAAATGGCCGCAGTGATCCGCACCGAGCCGGAAGTGACCGATTACCAAGTCTATGCCGGTGTCGCCTCGCCCTACAACTTCAACGGCCTCGTGCGTCACTACTTCATGCGCCGTGGTGCGAATGTGGCTGACATCCAGGTGAACCTCGTCGGCAAGCACGAGCGCCGTGCGCAGAGCCATGACATCGCCAAACGCATCCGACCAGCCGTGGCAACCATCGCAGAGCGCTACATGGCCCGAGTCGC belongs to Verrucomicrobiaceae bacterium and includes:
- a CDS encoding efflux RND transporter permease subunit translates to MSLQATSLPLGIAGRIAAAFIDSKLTPLVVIASVLLGAAAIVLLPREEEPQIKVPMVDVMVAMPGSTAKEIEERATRPMEKLLWELPGVEYIYSTSRDSESLVIVRFKVGEDPERSLVKLTEKLRSNFDRMPMGVSMPIVKPKSIDDVPILALTFHSARYDHLTLRRLAAQVDESIKQVPLVAETTLLGGSRRAVRVMLDPVKLASRNLSPAGLVPMLQQANRQFRAGGLTTGNNEVLVETGAFLKTAEEVGNVVIGVFSGRPVYLREVADIVDGGEEPAQYVFHGSKTSEEPAVTLSIAKRPGANAISVADEVLHKVKLLKGSTIPADVSVSITRNYGETAAEKSNELLLHMGIAVFSVAILIWLTLGWRESGIVAVAIPATLALTLLIFYLYGFTLNRITLFALIFSIGILVDDAIVVVENIVRHFHLPQNKGRNWSAIAVEAVGEVGNPTILATFAVIAAVLPMAFVDGLMGPYMRPIPIGASAAMFWSLLIAFIVTPWASIRILRWGKKYSTLTEGTPSAKDLAHHDASEHPEDYFTKLYRRIMGPLLHHAGWRWVFLIGITLLLLGSMATVGLGWVKVKMLPFDNKSEFQVILNMPEGSSLEQTAAVAREMAAVIRTEPEVTDYQVYAGVASPYNFNGLVRHYFMRRGANVADIQVNLVGKHERRAQSHDIAKRIRPAVATIAERYMARVAIAEVPPGPPVLQTLVAEIYGPDDDARLKLAERVKGIFKSTPGVVDVDWYIEAEQQKSRFIIDKEKAALHGISAATISQTLKIAVDGENVDLLHQPEEKEDVNIRLELPRSAKTTPEELLALRVRSGDANALPEPGASGSPLVPLRELVKVEHVTVEKSRYHKNLMPVTYVIGDVAGVIESPVYAIFQMNEALKKLDTREFGGSGAELKILNAAMPFSDAEPAMKWDGEWHITIEVFRDLGAAFGACLILIYVLMVGWFRSFITPAIVMIAIPFSLVGILPAHGLMDAFFTATSMIGFMAGGGIVVRNSIILVYFIALRVREGMPLSEAVIDAGAVRFRPMLLTAMAVVVGAAVILADPIFQGLAIALMAGEIASLLISRMAVPVLYFMANKHA